A genomic stretch from bacterium includes:
- a CDS encoding D-aminoacylase, translated as MLDVLIKGGTLVDGTGGPSRQADLGIRDGRIVAIGQIDEDARETIDASGKVVSPGFVDVHTHYDAQAFWDGTLSPSPYHGVTSVVGGNCGFSIAPLSEDAGPYLMKMLSRVEGMPLESLEAGVPWNWKTFGEYLDQLEGKLSVNAGFMVGHSAIRRTVMGERAVGHEATEEELAEMVKVLRQSLEEGGMGFSSTVSSTHNDFDGNPVPSRHASKEEILTLARQVRDFEGTTVEFLPGVGWGEEEANYMADISLAAHRPVNWNVLVPNAQNIQHAEQQLAATDIARARGAEVLALTVPQPMTIRINLDSGFVFDALYNWAPFFKLSKEEKLAFLADPEKRKKFGEDAQNPESPMHMLANWQGFTIDQVQKESLQKYRGRCVGDIAEEEGKSPFDVMIDIAVEDDLQTYFMPPMMGDDEETWKMRGELWHDDRTIIGASDAGAHLDMIDTFAFSSQVLGQGVRDRGLITMEEAVRQLTDIPAKLYGLRERGRLEEGFHADVVVFDPAKVGLGETYTKYDLPAGAGRLYADARGIEHVFTNGVEIVRDGDDTGARPGTIFRSGRDSSTVAIPAGAEA; from the coding sequence ATGCTGGACGTACTCATCAAGGGCGGCACGCTCGTCGACGGAACCGGTGGCCCCTCCCGCCAGGCGGATCTCGGGATCCGCGACGGTCGCATCGTCGCGATCGGCCAGATCGACGAAGACGCGCGCGAGACCATCGATGCCTCGGGCAAGGTCGTCTCGCCGGGCTTCGTCGACGTCCACACCCACTACGACGCGCAGGCCTTCTGGGACGGAACGCTCTCGCCCTCGCCGTACCACGGCGTGACGAGCGTCGTCGGCGGCAACTGCGGCTTCTCGATCGCACCGCTCTCGGAAGACGCCGGTCCCTATCTGATGAAGATGCTCTCCCGGGTCGAGGGCATGCCCCTCGAGAGTCTCGAAGCGGGGGTGCCGTGGAACTGGAAGACGTTCGGGGAATACCTCGACCAGCTCGAGGGCAAGCTCTCGGTGAACGCGGGCTTCATGGTCGGTCACTCGGCGATCCGCCGGACCGTGATGGGTGAGCGCGCCGTCGGGCACGAAGCGACCGAGGAGGAGCTCGCCGAGATGGTGAAGGTCCTGCGGCAGTCCCTCGAAGAGGGCGGCATGGGCTTCTCGTCCACGGTGTCGTCGACCCACAACGACTTCGACGGCAACCCCGTCCCCTCCCGGCATGCCTCGAAGGAGGAGATCCTCACACTCGCGCGGCAGGTCCGCGACTTCGAAGGCACGACGGTGGAGTTCCTTCCGGGCGTGGGTTGGGGCGAAGAAGAGGCCAACTACATGGCCGACATCTCCCTCGCCGCCCATCGGCCGGTCAACTGGAACGTGCTCGTGCCGAACGCCCAGAACATCCAGCACGCGGAGCAGCAGCTCGCTGCGACGGACATCGCGCGCGCCCGCGGCGCCGAAGTGCTGGCGCTGACCGTGCCGCAGCCGATGACGATCCGGATCAACCTCGACTCGGGCTTCGTCTTCGACGCGCTCTACAACTGGGCGCCCTTCTTCAAGCTCTCGAAGGAGGAGAAGCTCGCGTTCCTGGCGGACCCGGAGAAGCGCAAGAAGTTCGGAGAGGACGCGCAGAACCCGGAATCGCCGATGCACATGCTCGCAAACTGGCAGGGGTTCACGATCGACCAGGTCCAGAAGGAGTCGCTCCAGAAGTACCGCGGTCGTTGCGTCGGGGACATCGCCGAGGAAGAGGGCAAGAGCCCCTTCGACGTGATGATCGACATCGCCGTCGAAGACGATCTCCAGACCTACTTCATGCCGCCGATGATGGGCGACGACGAAGAGACCTGGAAGATGCGCGGCGAGCTGTGGCACGACGACCGGACGATCATCGGCGCGAGCGACGCCGGTGCCCACCTCGACATGATCGACACCTTCGCGTTCTCGAGCCAGGTGCTGGGGCAGGGCGTGCGCGATCGCGGCCTGATCACGATGGAAGAGGCGGTCCGTCAGCTGACGGACATCCCGGCGAAGCTCTACGGCCTCCGCGAGCGCGGTCGGCTCGAGGAAGGCTTCCACGCGGACGTCGTCGTCTTCGATCCCGCGAAGGTCGGCCTCGGCGAGACCTATACGAAGTACGACCTCCCGGCCGGCGCCGGGCGACTCTACGCCGATGCGCGGGGGATCGAGCATGTCTTCACCAACGGCGTCGAGATCGTGCGCGACGGGGACGACACGGGCGCGCGCCCGGGCACGATCTTCCGGAGCGGGCGCGACTCTTCGACCGTCGCGATCCCCGCCGGCGCGGAAGCGTAG
- a CDS encoding class I SAM-dependent methyltransferase — protein MGLRAWIKPRFQDLAMRQMNPLRVDTICEAEGEVLEVGFGTGLNLEYYGPAVKTLVGLDPLDVSDVEAVRERIQGAAFPIERRALRADGGLPFDAGRFDTIVTTWTLCSIPEVAKALREMRRVLKPGGRYVFVEHGRADEEGTARWQDRINPIWNRMCDGCNINRKIDRLVEEGGFEMESLDRFRAKGPGIVAQMYRGVATRA, from the coding sequence GTGGGGCTCCGCGCGTGGATCAAGCCCAGGTTCCAGGACCTGGCCATGCGACAGATGAATCCACTCCGGGTCGACACGATCTGCGAAGCGGAAGGCGAAGTCCTGGAGGTCGGTTTCGGGACCGGCCTCAACCTCGAGTACTACGGACCCGCAGTGAAGACCCTCGTCGGGCTCGACCCGCTCGACGTGTCCGACGTCGAAGCGGTCCGCGAGCGGATCCAGGGTGCGGCGTTTCCGATCGAGCGCCGCGCGCTCCGCGCGGACGGGGGCCTGCCCTTCGACGCGGGGCGCTTCGACACGATCGTGACGACCTGGACGCTCTGCTCGATCCCCGAGGTCGCGAAGGCGCTCCGAGAGATGCGCCGCGTCCTCAAGCCGGGTGGCCGCTACGTCTTCGTCGAGCACGGACGCGCCGACGAGGAGGGGACGGCCCGCTGGCAGGACCGGATCAATCCGATCTGGAACCGGATGTGCGATGGCTGCAACATCAACCGTAAGATCGATCGGTTGGTGGAAGAGGGGGGCTTCGAGATGGAGAGCCTCGACCGCTTCCGCGCGAAGGGGCCGGGCATCGTCGCGCAGATGTATCGCGGCGTCGCGACCCGCGCCTAG
- a CDS encoding MaoC family dehydratase N-terminal domain-containing protein: MSDKKKEALEAEIRSYVGKPIGPAVTGRDPVNEPMIRQWCDAMGETHPAYLDAAASGATVHGEIVAPPTMLQAWVMEGWEMHEGYDEPKNEQHRLHKLLNDNGYTGVLGTNTEENYTRYLKLGETVTALTVIDSISEEKATGAGIGYFITTVTTFTNQDGEDLGNMSFRVLRFKPADGGASQAASDSGGEAAVAQKPTRIKPPMGHDNGWWWEKVAEGDCLPIQRCGSCGKLRHPPRPMCDACGSQEWDSIEASGKATLHTFTVIHYPQFPGYEYPIISAIVDLEEGERMASTIVDCKPEDVSIGMALEMVIQEDEDGFKIPFFKPAS, translated from the coding sequence ATGAGCGACAAGAAGAAAGAGGCCCTCGAGGCCGAGATCCGCAGCTATGTCGGCAAGCCGATCGGCCCGGCCGTCACGGGCCGCGATCCGGTGAACGAGCCGATGATCCGCCAGTGGTGCGACGCGATGGGGGAGACTCATCCCGCGTACCTCGACGCCGCCGCCTCGGGCGCGACCGTGCACGGGGAGATCGTGGCGCCGCCCACCATGCTCCAGGCCTGGGTCATGGAAGGCTGGGAGATGCACGAGGGCTACGACGAGCCGAAGAACGAGCAGCATCGCCTCCACAAGCTGCTGAACGACAACGGCTATACGGGTGTCCTCGGGACCAATACCGAGGAGAACTACACCCGGTACCTGAAGCTCGGCGAGACGGTCACCGCGCTCACCGTGATCGACTCGATCTCCGAGGAGAAGGCGACCGGCGCCGGGATCGGGTACTTCATCACGACGGTCACGACGTTCACGAACCAGGACGGCGAAGACCTCGGCAACATGAGCTTCCGTGTGCTGCGTTTCAAGCCGGCGGACGGCGGCGCGTCGCAGGCCGCGAGCGACAGCGGCGGCGAGGCCGCGGTCGCGCAGAAGCCGACCCGGATCAAGCCGCCGATGGGGCACGACAACGGCTGGTGGTGGGAGAAGGTCGCGGAAGGCGATTGCCTCCCGATCCAGCGCTGCGGGAGCTGCGGCAAGCTCCGACATCCTCCGCGCCCGATGTGCGACGCGTGCGGCAGCCAGGAGTGGGACTCGATCGAGGCGAGCGGCAAGGCGACGCTCCATACCTTCACGGTCATCCACTACCCGCAGTTCCCCGGCTACGAGTACCCGATCATCTCCGCGATCGTGGACCTCGAAGAGGGTGAGCGGATGGCGTCGACGATCGTCGACTGCAAGCCGGAGGACGTCTCGATCGGCATGGCCCTCGAGATGGTGATCCAGGAAGACGAGGACGGGTTCAAGATTCCGTTCTTCAAGCCGGCGTCGTAG
- a CDS encoding MaoC/PaaZ C-terminal domain-containing protein: MQKTYKASELEVGQALPDLDFETTATVVAGGALASRDYTPVHHDKAAAVSQGLPDIFMNILTTQGICSSYVTDWAGPDAIVTSVKTKLGGPNMPGDTLKIRGKVVRAEGHDADIEVNGNNAWGNHVTATFSVRLPE, translated from the coding sequence ATGCAGAAGACGTACAAGGCGAGTGAGCTCGAAGTGGGCCAGGCGCTCCCGGATCTCGACTTCGAGACGACGGCGACGGTGGTGGCGGGCGGTGCGCTCGCGAGCCGGGACTACACGCCGGTCCACCACGACAAGGCGGCCGCGGTCTCCCAGGGGCTGCCCGACATCTTCATGAACATCCTCACGACGCAGGGCATCTGCTCGAGCTACGTGACCGATTGGGCGGGACCCGACGCGATCGTGACCTCCGTGAAGACGAAGCTCGGCGGACCCAACATGCCCGGGGACACGCTCAAGATCCGCGGCAAGGTGGTCCGGGCCGAAGGCCACGATGCCGACATCGAGGTGAACGGGAACAACGCGTGGGGCAACCACGTGACCGCGACTTTCTCCGTCCGCCTGCCCGAATAG
- a CDS encoding lipid-transfer protein: MPTTLHNEAAVAGIGQTAYTKNSGVSELSLATECVRKAIDDAGIEPSEVDGLVTYTMDSSDEVEVARTVGIGDMTFWSQVNYGGGAAVGLVAHAAMAVATGAAKNVVVYRALNGRSGQRMGQGVSGSIISSDLIHWSWYMPFGLLTPASWIALQAQLYMHKYGATSEHLAHVAITQRKHAQNNPNAAMYGKPMTMDDYMNSRMICEPLRLFDCCQEDDGGCALLITSPERAKDMKQKPAVIRGVTQASFEGQEQMTSFYRDDLAALPEMELAAQRVYEMSGLSAKDIDAACLYDAFTPEILMQLEAFGFCGKGEAKDFVTEDSLTIGGALPNNTHGGLLSEAYMHGVNNLAEGVRLIRGESCNQPDGVEHVLVTSGVGVPTGAVIFGE, translated from the coding sequence ATGCCCACGACACTCCACAACGAAGCTGCGGTCGCCGGAATCGGTCAGACCGCGTACACGAAGAATTCCGGGGTCTCCGAGCTCAGCCTGGCGACGGAATGCGTCCGCAAGGCGATCGACGACGCGGGGATCGAGCCCTCCGAGGTCGACGGCCTCGTGACGTACACGATGGACTCGAGCGACGAGGTCGAAGTCGCGCGGACCGTCGGGATCGGCGACATGACCTTCTGGAGCCAGGTGAACTACGGCGGTGGTGCCGCGGTCGGACTGGTGGCCCACGCGGCGATGGCGGTCGCGACCGGGGCGGCGAAGAACGTCGTCGTCTATCGCGCGCTCAACGGTCGTTCGGGGCAGCGAATGGGGCAGGGCGTCTCGGGGAGCATCATCTCGAGCGACCTGATCCACTGGTCCTGGTACATGCCCTTCGGACTGCTCACGCCGGCCTCCTGGATCGCGCTCCAGGCCCAGCTCTACATGCACAAATACGGGGCGACGTCGGAACACCTCGCCCACGTCGCGATCACCCAACGCAAGCACGCGCAGAACAACCCGAACGCGGCCATGTACGGCAAGCCGATGACCATGGACGACTACATGAACTCGCGCATGATCTGCGAGCCGCTCCGCCTCTTCGACTGTTGTCAGGAGGACGACGGCGGCTGTGCGCTCCTGATCACGTCGCCGGAGCGCGCGAAGGACATGAAGCAGAAGCCGGCGGTGATCCGCGGCGTGACCCAGGCCTCCTTCGAGGGCCAGGAGCAGATGACGAGCTTCTATCGCGACGATCTCGCGGCGCTGCCGGAGATGGAGCTCGCGGCCCAGCGCGTCTACGAGATGAGCGGCCTTTCCGCGAAGGACATCGACGCCGCCTGCCTCTACGACGCCTTCACGCCGGAGATCCTGATGCAGCTCGAGGCCTTCGGCTTCTGCGGCAAGGGCGAGGCGAAGGACTTCGTGACCGAGGACTCGCTCACGATCGGCGGCGCGCTCCCGAACAACACCCACGGCGGCCTCCTCTCCGAGGCCTACATGCACGGCGTGAACAACCTCGCCGAAGGCGTGCGCCTGATCCGCGGTGAGAGCTGCAACCAGCCCGACGGCGTCGAGCACGTGCTGGTGACGAGCGGCGTCGGCGTGCCGACCGGCGCCGTGATCTTCGGCGAGTAA
- a CDS encoding SDR family NAD(P)-dependent oxidoreductase, translating to MGQLEGRVALVTGASRGIGAAIAKRFGAEGAKVAITARTLDQHDHLDGSLLETAKAIEALGGTAIPIVGDLADPSCLDAIVEQTERELGSIDVLVNNAAAAFYLPFTKTSEKRFRVANDINFFAPWRLSQLVVPGMQERREGWILNISSATSDRPTADTFKDFDALSILYGSTKAALERFTAGLAAAVHKDGIWVNSMAPVGAVPTEGTEALGVVPDEALAVAESREAMAEASLALCTTRDPKLTARITLCTPILEELRRDVFLCDGKTRVGSPRESDAAKLR from the coding sequence ATGGGACAGCTCGAAGGACGCGTCGCACTCGTCACCGGAGCGAGCCGGGGAATCGGTGCCGCAATCGCGAAGCGCTTCGGCGCCGAAGGGGCGAAGGTCGCGATCACCGCGCGGACGCTCGATCAGCACGACCATCTGGACGGGAGCCTCCTCGAAACCGCGAAGGCGATCGAGGCGCTGGGCGGAACGGCCATCCCGATCGTCGGAGACCTCGCCGACCCGTCGTGCCTCGACGCGATCGTCGAGCAGACGGAGCGGGAACTCGGATCGATCGACGTCCTCGTGAACAACGCCGCGGCCGCCTTCTACCTGCCCTTCACGAAGACGAGCGAGAAGCGCTTCCGCGTCGCGAACGACATCAACTTCTTCGCCCCCTGGCGCCTGTCCCAGCTCGTCGTCCCGGGCATGCAGGAACGCCGCGAGGGCTGGATCCTGAACATCTCCTCTGCGACGTCGGACCGGCCGACCGCGGACACGTTCAAGGACTTCGACGCGCTCTCGATCCTCTACGGCTCGACCAAGGCGGCCCTCGAGCGATTCACGGCAGGCCTCGCCGCGGCCGTCCACAAGGACGGGATCTGGGTGAATTCGATGGCCCCCGTCGGCGCGGTTCCGACCGAAGGGACGGAGGCGCTCGGCGTCGTTCCGGACGAGGCCCTCGCGGTCGCCGAGAGTCGGGAAGCGATGGCGGAAGCGAGCCTCGCGCTCTGCACGACCCGCGACCCGAAGCTCACGGCGCGAATCACGCTCTGCACGCCGATCCTCGAAGAGCTCCGCCGCGACGTCTTCCTGTGCGACGGCAAGACGCGCGTCGGCTCCCCGCGCGAGAGCGACGCCGCGAAGCTCCGGTAG